The Marinobacter halotolerans genome includes a window with the following:
- a CDS encoding OmpA family protein: MKKTILALALSTLTLGGCMTYDPYTGEKETSKATMGSVIGAIGGAAVGAATSSKSDRGKGALIGAASGAAIGGGIGYYMDRQEAQLRQKLQGSGVQVVRNGDKIELVMPGNITFNLNESSIQPSFKGTLESVALVLKEFDRTMIRIEGHTDSTGSQDYNQLLSEQRAGSVRDFLLSQDISPSRTNAVGYGERYPIASNDTPAGREQNRRVELTLVPMQQQ, encoded by the coding sequence GTGAAGAAAACTATCCTTGCGCTCGCTTTGTCCACCCTTACCCTGGGTGGCTGCATGACGTATGACCCGTATACCGGTGAAAAGGAAACCTCCAAAGCTACCATGGGCAGTGTTATTGGTGCCATTGGCGGTGCTGCAGTCGGTGCCGCCACTTCCAGCAAGAGCGACCGTGGTAAGGGCGCCCTCATCGGTGCCGCCTCCGGTGCCGCCATCGGTGGTGGTATCGGCTACTACATGGACCGGCAGGAAGCCCAGTTGCGCCAGAAGCTTCAGGGTTCCGGTGTCCAGGTTGTCCGTAACGGCGACAAGATCGAGCTGGTGATGCCGGGCAATATCACGTTCAACCTGAACGAATCCTCTATTCAGCCGTCCTTCAAGGGTACCCTCGAGTCAGTGGCGTTGGTGCTGAAAGAATTCGACAGGACCATGATCCGGATTGAAGGCCATACTGATAGCACCGGTTCACAGGACTATAACCAGTTGCTGAGTGAACAGCGTGCCGGTTCTGTCCGGGATTTCCTTCTCAGTCAGGACATCAGCCCCTCCCGCACGAACGCGGTAGGTTATGGCGAGCGGTATCCGATTGCCAGCAATGATACCCCCGCGGGACGTGAACAGAACCGTCGGGTTGAGTTGACGCTGGTGCCGATGCAACAGCAGTAA